One Canis aureus isolate CA01 chromosome 38, VMU_Caureus_v.1.0, whole genome shotgun sequence DNA segment encodes these proteins:
- the LOC144306999 gene encoding antigen-presenting glycoprotein CD1d-like isoform X2: MLQLRYPLEIQVSAGCEVRPGNTSEDFFHAAVQGEEILSFQGSHWVPAPQAPRWVHRATKELNKDQGTRRTVRELLRDTCPPFVRGLLEAGRSELEKQERPEAWLSAGPAPGPGRLRLVCHVSGFHPKPVRVTWMRGEQEQRGTRRGDVLPHADGTWYLRATLDVAAQEAAGLSCRVKHSSLGGQDMVLHWGRSRSSAWLVAVAVLGSLLVIGCLGCSAAWCRARRSYQDIL; the protein is encoded by the exons ATGCTGCAGCTGCGCT ACCCCTTGGAGATCCAGGTGTCCGCCGGCTGCGAGGTGCGCCCCGGGAACACCTCCGAGGACTTCTTCCACGCAGCCGTCCAGGGGGAAGAGATCCTGAGTTTCCAAGGGTCTCACTGGGTGCCCGCGCCCCAGGCCCCGCGCTGGGTGCACAGGGCCACCAAGGAGCTCAACAAGGACCAGGGGACCAGGAGGACGGTGCGGGAGCTcctccgggacacctgccccccgttTGTCAGAGGCctgctggaggcagggaggtcGGAACTGGAGAAGCAAG AGCGACCCGAGGCCTGGCTGTCCGCGGGCCCCGCTCCCGGGCCTGGCCGGCTGCGGCTGGTGTGCCACGTCTCCGGCTTCCACCCCAAGCCTGTGCGGGTGACGTGGATGCGGGGCGAGCAGGAGCAACGGGGCACCCGGCGAGGCGACGTCCTGCCCCATGCTGACGGCACGTGGTATCTCCGAGCGACCCTGGACGTGGCAGCCCAGGAGGCAGCCGGCCTGTCCTGCCGGGTGAAGCACAGCAGTCTAGGGGGCCAGGACATGGTCCTCCactggg GGAGGAGCCGCTCCTCCGCGTGGCTGGTCGCCGTGGCCGTGCTGGGGTCCCTCCTGGTGATCGGGTGCCTTGGATGCTCAGCCGCCTGGTGCAGGGCGCGCCG CTCCTATCAAGACATCTTGTGA
- the LOC144306999 gene encoding antigen-presenting glycoprotein CD1d-like isoform X1 has protein sequence MLPKTGAGGVAQDSDPLEIQVSAGCEVRPGNTSEDFFHAAVQGEEILSFQGSHWVPAPQAPRWVHRATKELNKDQGTRRTVRELLRDTCPPFVRGLLEAGRSELEKQERPEAWLSAGPAPGPGRLRLVCHVSGFHPKPVRVTWMRGEQEQRGTRRGDVLPHADGTWYLRATLDVAAQEAAGLSCRVKHSSLGGQDMVLHWGRSRSSAWLVAVAVLGSLLVIGCLGCSAAWCRARRSYQDIL, from the exons ACCCCTTGGAGATCCAGGTGTCCGCCGGCTGCGAGGTGCGCCCCGGGAACACCTCCGAGGACTTCTTCCACGCAGCCGTCCAGGGGGAAGAGATCCTGAGTTTCCAAGGGTCTCACTGGGTGCCCGCGCCCCAGGCCCCGCGCTGGGTGCACAGGGCCACCAAGGAGCTCAACAAGGACCAGGGGACCAGGAGGACGGTGCGGGAGCTcctccgggacacctgccccccgttTGTCAGAGGCctgctggaggcagggaggtcGGAACTGGAGAAGCAAG AGCGACCCGAGGCCTGGCTGTCCGCGGGCCCCGCTCCCGGGCCTGGCCGGCTGCGGCTGGTGTGCCACGTCTCCGGCTTCCACCCCAAGCCTGTGCGGGTGACGTGGATGCGGGGCGAGCAGGAGCAACGGGGCACCCGGCGAGGCGACGTCCTGCCCCATGCTGACGGCACGTGGTATCTCCGAGCGACCCTGGACGTGGCAGCCCAGGAGGCAGCCGGCCTGTCCTGCCGGGTGAAGCACAGCAGTCTAGGGGGCCAGGACATGGTCCTCCactggg GGAGGAGCCGCTCCTCCGCGTGGCTGGTCGCCGTGGCCGTGCTGGGGTCCCTCCTGGTGATCGGGTGCCTTGGATGCTCAGCCGCCTGGTGCAGGGCGCGCCG CTCCTATCAAGACATCTTGTGA